GTGCCAACTGGTACACCGAAGCCAAGATAACTCAATCCAGTTTCGGCCACAATCATCGCTGCTAATAAAAGTGTTGCCTGAACGATAATGGTTGATATGACGTTAGGGAGTATATGTTTAATCATTACTTTAGAAGGCTTGGTACCGATTGATACCGCACTTAATACATATTCATTTTCCTTTTCCGACATAACCTTACTTCGAATTACTCTTGCGGCTCCGGTCCAGCTGAGTAAGCTAATAACAAGAATTAATGCTAACACACCACTGTCAACAAAAATCGCTTGTAATACAATAACAAAAATCAGGAACGGGAAATTCATCATAAAATCAGTAAATCGCATGAGAATACTATCAATTTTATTCCCGTAATAACCTGAAATTGTTCCTATTAACGTAGCAATGAATATAATGATGGCCGTACAAGAAAAGCCAATTAATAACGATGTCCGTCCACCATATAATAGCATGGTAACGATATCCCTACCTGCACTATCTGCACCAAGCCAATGTTCAGCAGAAGGCGGTGCTTCAACAAGCTTTGGGTTTATGCGACTCGGATCAATTTCAGATAAAAGTGGTGACGCCATGGATAATGCTGTTACAACTAATAGGAAAATAAGACTAGCCATTGCAGGAATATTTCGGATGAATTTTTTTCGGGCCATTGCCCATTGTGATAAACTTTTCTTCTTTGGAGGGGTCTGCTGAACAGTTTGGTTTGTAATTGGTTCCATTTAATCTACCTCCTCCATTAATCCAATCGTATTCTAGGATCCACTAACGCATAGAAAATATCAGCGAGCAGATTTCCAATAAGTGTCATAACGGTTAATAGCATCGTGATCGCCATAACTACTGTGTAATCTCGATTATTAATTGAATCTACAAATAGTTGACCTACCCCTGGATACGTGAAAATGGTTTCAATAATAACAGATCCTCCGATAATACCAGCTAAATCAAACCCTAATAGCGTAACGATAGGGATGACAGAATTACGTAAAATATGTTTATTATATACTTTCTTTTCAGGTGTTCCTTTTGCGCGTGCCATACGCACAAAATCTTTTTGAGAACTTTCAATCATGTCGTTACGTAAAAATTGCGTATAGCTAGCAATTGGCAATAAACCAAGACATAATGACGGTAAGATAGCATGTTCTACTTTACTAACGATATATTTCCATGTCCCAGGGTCTACCCCCGAACCAATACTTCCAGTTGCTGGGAGCCACCCTAATTGAAAGGAAACAAAGTAAATGAGCAATAAAGCTGCTACAAAACTCGGCATGGCAAGTGCTAAATAATTTAATACTTGTACACCATAGTCGCCTAATGTGTAGGGATGGCGGCCTGCATATCTTCCCATTAAAAAGGACACTATGTATGTAATGATCATGGCTACAACAGCTAGTAATATGGTATTAGGCAGTCGCGATAAAATTAATTCTGAAGCGGGCATTTTATGCACGAATGATTGCCCAAAATCCCCTTGAAAAAATCCACTGACCCAGTTTAAATACTGAACATAAGTGGGATCATTATAGCCAAGCTTTTCTCGCATTTCTTCAATATACGCTGGGTCTGTATTTAATGGATCAATTTTCCCTGTAAGGGCATCTCCTGGCATTAGGTTTGCCAGGAAAAATACCACTACAGAGACAAGGAAAATAATGGGGATCATGATGGCTACTCTTCTTAATGTGTATATGAGCATATTATTTTCCCCTTATCACTAGTTTTATATTTTATTCTTCGTTAGCGTCTGTTACCCACCATAAATGTGTGTTTTGCTGAGATGTAAATGAATTGGTGTGAACATTTTGTAGACGTTTGTTCACTGCATATACATCCACTGGTGCGTATAGGAAAATGTTTGGCAATTCATCGTTAATCAGTTTTTGCCATTCAACATAAACATTTTTACGGTATTCTTGATCAAAAGCTTCATCGCTAAGTCCTTTTTCGATTAACTTATCTGACTCCTCATTTACCCAACGCGCATAGTTTGATACGCTATCTGATTTCCATAAACCTGTTGGGTCTGGATCAGAAGCAAGTCCCCAAGCGCCCATAAAGGTTTCGACAGAGGGTTCATCCTTTTCCAAGACATCATAGAATAAATTAAACTCTTTAAGACCACCGTTTAATTTCGCATTGATGCCAACATCCTGCCAGTTCTGTAAAATGTATTGAGCACGTGGTTCAGAAATATCTGAACCTGACATAGTATCGAAGTTTACCGTAAACTCTTTTCCGTCTGGATCCTCACGCCAGCCATCATCATTGACATCAACATAACCAGCTTCATCCAATAATTCTTTTGCTTTTTCAGGGTCGTAATTGTATTGTTCAAGCTCTGATTGATCCGCATATGCCCAGCTGACAGGAGGTACCGGTGCTCCAATTACTTCACCAAGACCATTGGAAAAGGAATCCAAAATTCCTTGAATGTCAATTGCATAAGCCATTGCTTTACGTAGCTGTTTGTTTTGAAATTTTTTATTGTCCATCACGTTTACGCCTTTCTCGGCATCCCAATGACCTAATTTAAAGCCGATATAGTTAAAGCTCAGTGCTGGCTCTTCAATCGCTTCTACGTTATCAAGCTTTTTAATTTCAGGGTATTGGCTACTTGGAGCTTGCATGATATCTATCTCCCCATTTTTAAGAGAGCCTGTTGCCACAGAAGCATCAATAACCTTATAAACGACACCGTCCAAGTATGGCTCGCCCTGCCAGTAATCCGCATATTTTTCCATTTCTACCATTTCGCCTGGTACGATGTTTTTTACCTTAAACGGTCCAGTACCAATTGGGTTTTTACGGACAGCATCCGATTCAGGTAAATCAGCTACTTCAATACCCTCGTAATGATGTTTTGGCATTGGGTAGCTCCATAGATTTGAAATTGTATTTGGTGCAACATCTGTCAACGATAGTACAATCGTCTTCTCGTCGACAATTTCAATTCCTGAAATGCTGTCTACTTTTCCTTTGTTATAGGCTTCTACACCCTCAATCATGTTCACATTCGTATAGCGCATCCCTTCGTAATCCGGATGTGCAATAACTTCATAGGCATAGGCGACGTCCTCCGTAGTAAGTGGCTCGCCGTCATGCCACGTAATTCCGTCTTTTAGAGTAAAAGTAACAGTATTCTTTTCTTTATCGACTTCAAAGTCTGCCATACCTGGTTCTGGCTGTAACTCATCATTCGTATCGACTAGACTATCTGTTATAAATCTTAAAATTTTCTCATCATCCTCACCTTCATAAAACCCACGATCCAAAAGGCCTTGGAATGGTTGTGTAAAGGCAAATGTAACGGTGCCGCCTTTTTTAGGCTCACCTGCCTTTGCTTCAGCGTCATCACCAGACCCTTCTGCTTTCTCATCCCCTGAGCTACCTTCACCTTCCTCGGATGTCGTATCGGCACATGCTACTAGAAATAAAGATAACGATAGAAAAATTAATAAAAACAACCAAACTTTCTTTTTCAACACTTACGCCCCCCTAAAAATAAATGATTATTCATTCTCATATAATAGACATGCGACCTGGTGGTTAGGCTTCACCTCCTTTAATTGCGGGACAATTTCTTTACATTTATCCATTGCCATGGGACATCTTGTATGGAAAACGCAGCCGTTCGGCGGACTTTGTGGGTTTGGGACATCACCTTTTAGGATAATGCGTTCCTTTTTATTTAATGGGTCTGGTTCAGGAATTGCGGAAATTAGTGCTTGTGTATAAGGATGCAATGGTTCTCTATAAATGGATTCTTTCTCTCCGACTTCTACCATTTTACCTAGGTACATGACACCAATATGATCACTCATATGTTTGACTACACTTAAGTCATGGGCAATGAATAAATAAGTTAAATCAAATTCTTCCTGCAGTTCTTTCAAAAGGTTTAACACTTGCGATTGAATGGATACATCCAGTGCACTTACTGGTTCATCAGCAACAATTAATTTAGGGTTTAAAGCCAGTGCCCTTGCTATTCCAATCCGTTGACGCTGCCCTCCTGAAAACTCGTGCGGATATTTATAATAATCTTCTTCACGAAGACCAACACGTTTTAATAGATGTTGCACTTCTGGTTTTAGTTCCTTATGGGATTTATTTCGATAATTTCGAAGAGGTTCCTCCACTAAATGCCCCACCATCATTTTCGGATTTAGTGAAGCATATGGATCTTGAAACACCATCTGGTAATCCTGTCTTGCTTTACGAAGAGCAGAACCACTTAAATTAGTAATATCTTTACCTTCAAAAAAGATTTTTCCATCTGTTGCATTCGTCAACCTTAAAATAGTACGACCTGCGGTAGATTTTCCGCATCCTGACTCACCAACGAGGCCAAACGTCTCCCCTTTGCGAAGGGTGAGGGAAATATCATCTACGGCTTTCACATCGCCTGTTTTTCGTTTGAAAAAGCCAGTATGAACAGGGTAGTATTTTCTCAAATTTTTGACTTCTAAAAGTAAACCTCTTTGCGTTAAATCTTTTTTCTTTACTTCCGTATTCTGGATCATACCTTTTCTACCTCCTTAATACGTGATGTCTTATCTGGATAACATTCATCAAATAAGAG
This genomic interval from Virgibacillus pantothenticus contains the following:
- the opp4B gene encoding oligopeptide ABC transporter permease; translation: MLIYTLRRVAIMIPIIFLVSVVVFFLANLMPGDALTGKIDPLNTDPAYIEEMREKLGYNDPTYVQYLNWVSGFFQGDFGQSFVHKMPASELILSRLPNTILLAVVAMIITYIVSFLMGRYAGRHPYTLGDYGVQVLNYLALAMPSFVAALLLIYFVSFQLGWLPATGSIGSGVDPGTWKYIVSKVEHAILPSLCLGLLPIASYTQFLRNDMIESSQKDFVRMARAKGTPEKKVYNKHILRNSVIPIVTLLGFDLAGIIGGSVIIETIFTYPGVGQLFVDSINNRDYTVVMAITMLLTVMTLIGNLLADIFYALVDPRIRLD
- the opp4A gene encoding oligopeptide ABC transporter substrate-binding protein translates to MKKKVWLFLLIFLSLSLFLVACADTTSEEGEGSSGDEKAEGSGDDAEAKAGEPKKGGTVTFAFTQPFQGLLDRGFYEGEDDEKILRFITDSLVDTNDELQPEPGMADFEVDKEKNTVTFTLKDGITWHDGEPLTTEDVAYAYEVIAHPDYEGMRYTNVNMIEGVEAYNKGKVDSISGIEIVDEKTIVLSLTDVAPNTISNLWSYPMPKHHYEGIEVADLPESDAVRKNPIGTGPFKVKNIVPGEMVEMEKYADYWQGEPYLDGVVYKVIDASVATGSLKNGEIDIMQAPSSQYPEIKKLDNVEAIEEPALSFNYIGFKLGHWDAEKGVNVMDNKKFQNKQLRKAMAYAIDIQGILDSFSNGLGEVIGAPVPPVSWAYADQSELEQYNYDPEKAKELLDEAGYVDVNDDGWREDPDGKEFTVNFDTMSGSDISEPRAQYILQNWQDVGINAKLNGGLKEFNLFYDVLEKDEPSVETFMGAWGLASDPDPTGLWKSDSVSNYARWVNEESDKLIEKGLSDEAFDQEYRKNVYVEWQKLINDELPNIFLYAPVDVYAVNKRLQNVHTNSFTSQQNTHLWWVTDANEE
- a CDS encoding ABC transporter ATP-binding protein, which translates into the protein MIQNTEVKKKDLTQRGLLLEVKNLRKYYPVHTGFFKRKTGDVKAVDDISLTLRKGETFGLVGESGCGKSTAGRTILRLTNATDGKIFFEGKDITNLSGSALRKARQDYQMVFQDPYASLNPKMMVGHLVEEPLRNYRNKSHKELKPEVQHLLKRVGLREEDYYKYPHEFSGGQRQRIGIARALALNPKLIVADEPVSALDVSIQSQVLNLLKELQEEFDLTYLFIAHDLSVVKHMSDHIGVMYLGKMVEVGEKESIYREPLHPYTQALISAIPEPDPLNKKERIILKGDVPNPQSPPNGCVFHTRCPMAMDKCKEIVPQLKEVKPNHQVACLLYENE
- the opp4C gene encoding oligopeptide ABC transporter permease is translated as MEPITNQTVQQTPPKKKSLSQWAMARKKFIRNIPAMASLIFLLVVTALSMASPLLSEIDPSRINPKLVEAPPSAEHWLGADSAGRDIVTMLLYGGRTSLLIGFSCTAIIIFIATLIGTISGYYGNKIDSILMRFTDFMMNFPFLIFVIVLQAIFVDSGVLALILVISLLSWTGAARVIRSKVMSEKENEYVLSAVSIGTKPSKVMIKHILPNVISTIIVQATLLLAAMIVAETGLSYLGFGVPVGTPSWGNMLQAARDPGTFENLWWVWLPPGLLITLTILSINFIGEGFKDAFNPKTKK